A genomic region of Salinibacter pepae contains the following coding sequences:
- a CDS encoding PTS sugar transporter subunit IIA, protein MPTTQTTKINQLLDPEHVRIGLAEPSKPAVIDALVDVLAGHGAISRLDDVRAAIFAREEKMSTGVGKGLGLPHAKTPAASDTVAAFATTDAPVDFGAVDDVPVQILLLLVGPEEHKSQHVKILGRISRLVSRQPLRERLLDAETPETVIKTLREGEAALRS, encoded by the coding sequence ATGCCGACGACCCAGACCACCAAGATCAACCAGCTGCTGGACCCGGAGCACGTCCGCATCGGGCTGGCTGAGCCCTCGAAGCCCGCAGTGATCGATGCGCTCGTCGACGTGCTCGCCGGCCACGGGGCCATCAGTCGCCTCGACGATGTGCGGGCGGCGATTTTTGCGCGGGAGGAAAAGATGTCGACCGGGGTGGGGAAGGGGCTCGGCCTCCCTCACGCCAAGACCCCGGCGGCCTCCGATACGGTCGCGGCCTTCGCGACCACCGACGCGCCGGTCGACTTCGGGGCGGTCGACGACGTGCCCGTGCAGATTCTCCTCCTGCTCGTGGGGCCGGAGGAGCACAAGTCGCAGCACGTCAAAATCCTGGGCCGCATCTCGCGGCTCGTAAGCCGGCAGCCGCTGCGGGAGCGCCTCCTGGACGCCGAGACGCCGGAGACGGTGATCAAAACCCTCCGCGAGGGGGAGGCCGCGCTTCGGAGCTGA
- the hisS gene encoding histidine--tRNA ligase, with the protein MSTSFQNIKGTFDILPDAYTDDGGTRVAASAEWRHVEATVRDVMRRHNFEEIRTPVLEPTELVARGVGESTDIVQKEMFAFERSDTQYVLRPEITAPVVRSFLQHHLDQRGGVQKLFYIGPCFRAEQPQKGRYRQFHQFGIEVLGADQPRADAETIAVLMAVCEALGLSDLRLRLNTLGTPERREEYVAALQDYLAPHADELSETSRRRLEQNPLRILDTKVEHEQALLRDAPTLIDFVSDDSRAHYNEVKGLLGDLGVEYDEDPHLVRGLDYYTETTFELEHPGLGAQSALAGGGRYDRLAEVLGSDAPVPAVGFAAGMERLFLALDAAEADRPGAAAPDVFIAALGDEAEAWCFRTAQELRAAGLHVAHDLMGRSLKAQMKEANRQDAPYTMIIGGNELEAEAATVKEMESGAQKDVPFDDLAAYLTGPAESA; encoded by the coding sequence GTGAGCACTTCGTTCCAAAACATCAAGGGCACCTTCGACATCCTGCCGGACGCCTACACCGACGACGGGGGGACGCGGGTGGCCGCCAGTGCCGAGTGGCGCCACGTGGAGGCCACGGTCCGCGACGTGATGCGCCGCCACAACTTCGAAGAGATTCGGACGCCTGTGCTGGAGCCCACCGAGCTCGTGGCGCGTGGGGTGGGCGAGTCGACCGACATCGTGCAGAAGGAGATGTTCGCCTTCGAGCGGAGCGACACACAGTACGTCCTGCGGCCCGAAATTACGGCGCCGGTCGTGCGCTCCTTCCTCCAGCACCACCTCGACCAGCGCGGCGGGGTGCAGAAGTTGTTCTACATCGGCCCGTGCTTCCGCGCCGAGCAGCCGCAGAAGGGGCGCTACCGGCAGTTTCACCAGTTCGGCATCGAGGTCCTGGGGGCGGATCAGCCCCGGGCCGATGCCGAGACCATTGCCGTGCTGATGGCCGTGTGCGAGGCGCTCGGCCTGTCCGACCTGCGCCTCCGCCTCAACACGCTCGGGACGCCGGAGCGTCGCGAAGAGTACGTCGCCGCCCTGCAGGACTACCTGGCGCCCCACGCCGACGAGCTGTCGGAGACGAGCCGCCGTCGCCTGGAGCAAAACCCGCTGCGCATCCTCGATACGAAGGTGGAGCACGAGCAGGCGCTCCTGCGTGACGCGCCCACGCTCATCGACTTCGTCAGCGACGACAGTCGCGCCCACTACAATGAGGTGAAGGGGCTGCTCGGCGATCTGGGTGTCGAGTACGACGAAGACCCGCACCTCGTGCGGGGGCTCGACTACTACACCGAGACGACCTTCGAGCTCGAACACCCGGGCCTCGGGGCGCAGAGCGCACTCGCGGGCGGCGGGCGCTACGACCGGCTCGCGGAGGTGCTGGGCAGCGACGCGCCGGTGCCCGCGGTCGGCTTCGCGGCGGGGATGGAGCGCCTCTTCCTTGCGCTCGACGCGGCGGAGGCGGACCGGCCCGGGGCGGCCGCGCCCGATGTCTTCATCGCGGCCCTCGGCGACGAGGCGGAGGCGTGGTGCTTCCGCACGGCCCAGGAACTGCGCGCGGCGGGGCTGCACGTGGCCCACGACCTCATGGGCCGCTCGCTCAAGGCGCAGATGAAGGAGGCCAACCGACAGGACGCCCCGTACACGATGATCATCGGGGGCAACGAGCTGGAGGCCGAGGCCGCGACCGTCAAAGAGATGGAGAGTGGGGCGCAGAAGGACGTCCCGTTTGACGACCTGGCCGCGTACCTCACCGGTCCCGCCGAATCCGCTTAG
- a CDS encoding endonuclease/exonuclease/phosphatase family protein yields the protein MTYNIEDVRTADLRRADHPRLRRAAARIQHLAPDVLLVNEMTYDQPGDPGYRAGDPEGRNAHRFAHHYLSTPQADSLDGLSYRTVMLPVNTGLHSGLDLNNDGQVVPAVPEIPGAPEDGSVPPQTDAGRTYGNDAWGFGTFPGQYGMALLVRDDLTVLRDSIRTFRLLPWHEKPNASVPLDTTSFEPWYSPNEWSEMRLSSKSHWDVPVRLPNGEVLHVLVSHPTPPGFDGRARRNNHRNHDEVQFWSDYLNQAPYVEDDSGRTGGLHANARFLVMGDLNADPDDASIFRNAIRHLIGHERVDGDAVPEASPARQADYPDLDPDDTSRWQARIDYVLPSSNLSVQDAGVWRPRPASVPDVPVSDHFPVWMDVRVGP from the coding sequence ATGACCTACAACATCGAGGACGTGCGCACCGCCGACCTGCGCCGGGCCGACCATCCGCGCCTCCGGCGGGCGGCGGCGCGCATCCAGCACCTCGCGCCCGATGTGCTGCTCGTTAACGAGATGACCTACGACCAGCCGGGCGACCCTGGCTACCGGGCCGGCGATCCGGAGGGCCGCAACGCCCATCGGTTCGCGCATCATTACCTCTCCACCCCGCAGGCCGACTCCCTCGACGGCCTCTCGTACCGGACGGTGATGCTGCCCGTCAACACCGGGCTGCACAGCGGGCTCGATCTCAACAACGACGGGCAGGTCGTCCCGGCCGTCCCGGAGATCCCCGGCGCGCCCGAGGACGGCAGCGTGCCCCCACAGACCGACGCGGGGCGCACCTACGGCAACGACGCGTGGGGCTTCGGCACCTTTCCGGGGCAGTACGGCATGGCGCTCCTCGTCCGTGACGATTTGACGGTGCTCCGCGACTCGATCCGCACGTTTCGGCTCCTGCCGTGGCACGAGAAGCCGAACGCGTCGGTGCCCCTCGACACCACGTCGTTTGAGCCCTGGTATAGCCCCAACGAGTGGTCGGAGATGCGCCTCTCGTCCAAGAGCCACTGGGACGTGCCGGTGCGACTGCCCAACGGAGAGGTCCTGCACGTGCTGGTGAGCCACCCCACGCCGCCCGGATTCGACGGGAGGGCCCGACGCAACAACCACCGCAACCACGACGAGGTGCAGTTCTGGAGCGACTACCTGAACCAGGCCCCGTACGTGGAGGACGACTCCGGCCGGACCGGCGGGCTTCACGCCAACGCCCGCTTCCTCGTCATGGGCGACCTGAACGCCGACCCGGACGACGCGTCGATCTTTCGGAACGCCATCCGGCACCTGATCGGCCACGAGCGCGTCGACGGGGACGCGGTGCCCGAGGCTTCGCCGGCGCGGCAGGCGGATTACCCGGACCTTGACCCCGACGACACCTCGCGCTGGCAGGCCCGCATCGACTACGTGCTGCCCTCGTCCAATCTATCGGTTCAGGACGCGGGGGTCTGGCGCCCCCGTCCGGCGTCGGTCCCCGACGTCCCCGTGAGCGACCATTTTCCGGTCTGGATGGACGTGCGCGTCGGCCCGTAG
- a CDS encoding secondary thiamine-phosphate synthase enzyme YjbQ, with amino-acid sequence MEWRQDTVRLAPKSRGFHLVTDEVLGQGPRIDDLRVGLLHLFIQHTSASLTINENAAPAVRGDMERHFNEMVPENQPHYQHTVEGPDDMPAHIKASMLDTSLSVPIQDGQPAFGTWQGIYLNEHRDHGGARSVVVTIRGETT; translated from the coding sequence ATGGAGTGGAGACAGGACACCGTCCGCCTCGCCCCAAAGTCCCGCGGCTTTCACCTCGTGACCGATGAGGTGCTGGGCCAGGGGCCCCGAATCGACGACCTTCGAGTGGGGCTCCTCCATCTCTTCATCCAACACACCTCCGCCTCGCTTACAATTAACGAAAACGCGGCCCCCGCGGTGCGCGGCGACATGGAGCGCCACTTCAACGAGATGGTGCCTGAGAACCAGCCCCACTACCAGCACACTGTGGAGGGCCCCGACGACATGCCCGCCCACATCAAGGCCTCGATGCTGGACACGAGCCTCTCGGTTCCAATTCAGGACGGGCAGCCGGCCTTCGGCACGTGGCAGGGCATCTACCTGAACGAGCACCGAGACCACGGTGGCGCCCGCTCGGTGGTGGTGACCATTCGCGGCGAGACGACGTAG
- a CDS encoding NAD-dependent epimerase/dehydratase family protein, which translates to MRVLVTGAAGFIGSHLAEALADAGHDVTGLDALTGYYDRSLKRENVGRLAARGIETARLDLAADPLGPVLSEVEAVYHLAAQPGLSPDTDRRAFVRNNVRATERLLDALAGHPHLQAFLFASSSSVYGREATGAEDVELSPASVYGRTKRRAEAAVRARAASERWDSCILRLFSVYGPRERPDKLIPKALRCARRGQAFPLFEGSEHHRRSFTYVGDAVEGLVAALARFPRCAGQAINIGAPSSTSTLRVLERVAEVVGRPLCIERRPPRPGDQQNTRAQIETARRLLDFAPATPLRDGIAREANWLERTRTGQAAP; encoded by the coding sequence ATGCGAGTTCTCGTCACGGGGGCGGCAGGCTTTATTGGCTCACACCTGGCTGAGGCGCTGGCCGACGCGGGACACGACGTGACGGGCCTCGATGCCCTGACCGGATACTACGACCGGTCCCTGAAGCGAGAGAACGTTGGCCGGCTGGCGGCCCGGGGCATCGAGACGGCACGACTCGACCTCGCGGCGGACCCGCTCGGCCCCGTCCTGAGTGAGGTCGAGGCGGTGTACCATCTGGCTGCCCAGCCCGGCTTGTCCCCCGATACCGACCGTCGCGCCTTCGTCCGCAACAACGTCCGCGCGACCGAGCGGCTCCTGGACGCCCTGGCGGGACACCCCCATCTCCAGGCGTTTCTCTTTGCCTCGTCCTCGTCCGTGTACGGGCGGGAGGCGACCGGGGCCGAAGACGTGGAGCTCTCCCCTGCGTCCGTCTACGGCCGTACGAAACGCCGGGCGGAGGCGGCCGTGCGGGCCCGCGCCGCGTCCGAGCGGTGGGACAGCTGCATTCTCCGGCTTTTTTCCGTGTATGGCCCCCGCGAGCGGCCCGACAAGCTGATTCCGAAAGCCCTTCGCTGTGCCCGGAGGGGACAGGCCTTTCCACTGTTTGAGGGAAGTGAGCACCATCGGCGGAGCTTCACGTACGTCGGGGACGCCGTAGAGGGACTGGTGGCCGCACTCGCCCGCTTTCCGCGCTGTGCAGGGCAGGCCATCAACATCGGGGCTCCGTCCTCCACCTCTACACTCCGCGTGCTGGAACGGGTGGCGGAGGTGGTGGGCCGGCCGCTCTGCATCGAGCGCAGACCGCCCCGGCCGGGGGACCAGCAGAACACCCGCGCCCAGATCGAGACAGCCCGGCGGCTTCTTGATTTTGCCCCGGCCACGCCGCTCCGGGACGGCATTGCCCGGGAGGCGAACTGGTTGGAGCGAACCCGAACCGGCCAAGCAGCGCCGTAG
- a CDS encoding protoporphyrinogen/coproporphyrinogen oxidase: MSTTTDPQESPLTVLGAGPAGLATGFYARKQGLDVRLFEAADAVGGNARTLQMGPFRYDTGAHRFHDKNDAVTADVKALLGADLRRIDAPSQICWRGRRIDFPLAPYNLVRELPLSLLVQIAWEQLSIPRVSENAEHFEEMALQSYGPTLANLFLLNYTEKLWGADADTLSPRVAGDRLEGLDLKTFLLEAFGGSKTKARHLDGSFYYPKHGYGQIAEATADAIGRERIRTGARVTGIAHDGARIQRVTINDTHSVDPETVVSTLPLPLVLRLLDPPPPTEVQAVAGSMRFRHLRLVVLGLDRSRLTPNASLYFPERSVPFTRLYEPKNRSPDMAPDGQTVVVLERPCHPDTTAWQQPDDALRAEAVSLLADHGLVARDEVVASTHHEVPFAYPILEVGAAEKAGRLKQYLDRFDNLHRLGRSADFAYTHTHDLYSDARTLTQSLAARTPPAA, translated from the coding sequence ATGTCTACGACCACTGACCCGCAGGAGTCCCCTCTGACCGTACTGGGGGCAGGCCCCGCCGGGCTCGCGACCGGGTTCTACGCCCGGAAGCAGGGGCTCGACGTGCGCCTCTTCGAGGCCGCGGACGCCGTGGGCGGCAACGCGCGGACGCTCCAGATGGGCCCGTTCCGCTACGACACCGGCGCGCACCGCTTCCACGACAAGAACGACGCGGTGACCGCCGACGTGAAGGCGCTTCTGGGCGCCGACCTCCGCCGCATCGATGCCCCCAGCCAAATCTGCTGGCGCGGGCGGCGCATCGACTTTCCGCTGGCCCCCTACAACCTGGTGCGGGAGCTTCCGCTGTCCCTCCTCGTGCAGATTGCGTGGGAGCAACTCTCCATTCCTCGCGTCTCCGAGAACGCCGAGCACTTCGAAGAGATGGCCCTGCAGAGCTACGGGCCTACGCTCGCCAACCTCTTCCTCCTGAACTACACTGAGAAGCTATGGGGCGCCGACGCCGACACGCTTTCGCCCCGCGTGGCCGGGGATCGCCTGGAGGGCCTCGACCTGAAGACCTTCCTCCTGGAGGCCTTCGGCGGTTCGAAGACGAAGGCACGCCACCTCGACGGCTCCTTCTACTACCCCAAGCACGGCTACGGCCAGATCGCCGAGGCCACCGCCGACGCCATCGGCCGGGAGCGCATCCGCACCGGCGCCCGTGTCACGGGCATCGCCCACGACGGGGCGCGCATCCAACGCGTCACGATCAACGACACCCACTCCGTCGACCCGGAGACGGTCGTGAGCACCCTGCCACTTCCCCTCGTGCTGCGCCTCCTCGATCCCCCGCCCCCCACTGAGGTTCAGGCCGTGGCCGGGTCGATGCGCTTTCGTCACCTTCGCCTCGTGGTGCTGGGGCTGGACCGATCGCGCCTCACCCCGAATGCCTCGCTGTACTTTCCCGAACGGTCGGTCCCGTTCACCCGCCTCTACGAGCCGAAGAACCGCAGCCCCGACATGGCCCCCGACGGCCAGACCGTCGTCGTCCTCGAGCGCCCGTGCCATCCGGACACCACTGCCTGGCAACAGCCGGACGACGCCTTGCGGGCCGAAGCAGTATCTCTCCTGGCCGACCACGGACTTGTTGCGCGCGACGAGGTGGTGGCGTCTACGCACCACGAGGTGCCCTTTGCCTACCCAATCCTGGAGGTCGGGGCCGCGGAGAAAGCAGGGCGGCTCAAGCAGTACCTGGACCGCTTCGACAACCTCCACCGCCTGGGCCGAAGCGCAGACTTTGCCTACACGCACACCCACGATCTCTATTCGGACGCCAGGACCCTCACTCAGTCGCTCGCTGCACGCACCCCCCCGGCGGCCTAA
- a CDS encoding TonB-dependent receptor encodes MRVIYVLALFFFVFGLNNGPAAGQEGPTGRVEGRVVTAETGGALADATVGIDGSNRPQGTVTDADGRFVLTNLPPGRTTLQVRHVGYVTTTRTVQVRAGQAARLTIELASATVELSGLEITGATRGIRTALPGAATKVDAAALDQMDPIGTQAALKHVPGVYGLADDGMSQTRMSVGIRGLQPRRTQRVLVMEDGMPIQPAPYVFSPLYYNPPIERIEEIEVIKGSSTIRHGPQTMAGVINYVTSRPQRRSPGGTFELTPGTNGYVSAFGEVGGFGTDDVRPQVQLLFKRGNGFRQHNDFRQVNGTAKLQADLGANRSLYVKTNANYERLNATYTGLTPYSFRTDPDFNPKDDDLYQIYRASLGTIYNRRYSDAVQGTTRLYANVFHRPWWREKDVFVDAEAYQAPDRDAEPVAPNKPGPLMRVGISDVRNQANITLDDKPYFGNVRTFYVTGVEHSMGIQHSLLGQEADLEVGGRLHWERFKDNRKISDEVGVREGVFFRGDVSDSDPVTIIGGSSVYETRALSLYALEDVQWGPLRLSPGFRLEAFKQSQINRLNGSQYRDQTSVVPLPRLGFNWNMGTADLGPSLSESNFRLFGGVHRGYTPPSSATFAIVGFDPPSATGAGDGGFDLKAEKSWNTELGVRGRSDAGQFEVTGFYLYVEDLVGGRTSFQQNLGVVESYGLEARTRVKGGVFAAPLPTLDVSYTYLQSSVVQGVISSAIDGLPEDITGNELPAAPRHTATVGLSKAFSDIGLTLSTDLSYTGRFYTDLENLEATNNRGERGPVPAHTVIDAGATYAYSDALSIQLTAKNVTDNVYIGSRLHSNPSQPSANLSTGIIPGARRQVNLSIQYDF; translated from the coding sequence ATGCGCGTCATATACGTTCTCGCTCTCTTCTTTTTTGTATTTGGTCTAAATAATGGGCCGGCGGCGGGCCAGGAGGGACCGACGGGTCGTGTAGAAGGCCGCGTCGTTACCGCAGAAACAGGAGGGGCGCTTGCCGACGCAACGGTGGGGATTGATGGGAGCAACCGGCCCCAAGGCACCGTCACCGACGCGGACGGTCGCTTTGTGCTCACCAACCTGCCGCCCGGGCGCACGACCCTGCAAGTCCGCCACGTGGGCTACGTCACGACCACGCGTACGGTCCAGGTCCGGGCCGGCCAGGCGGCGCGCCTGACCATAGAACTGGCAAGCGCCACCGTAGAGCTGTCAGGACTCGAGATTACCGGCGCCACGCGCGGCATCCGGACGGCCCTTCCGGGGGCGGCCACGAAGGTAGACGCCGCCGCCCTGGACCAGATGGACCCCATCGGCACCCAGGCCGCCCTCAAGCACGTGCCCGGCGTCTATGGCCTGGCCGACGACGGCATGTCGCAAACCCGCATGTCGGTGGGCATCCGGGGCCTGCAGCCCCGCCGGACCCAGCGTGTTCTCGTCATGGAAGACGGAATGCCCATCCAGCCCGCCCCGTACGTCTTCTCGCCGCTCTACTACAACCCGCCCATCGAGCGCATCGAGGAGATCGAGGTCATCAAGGGCAGCTCCACGATCCGGCACGGCCCGCAGACAATGGCCGGCGTGATCAACTACGTCACCAGCCGCCCACAGCGCCGCTCGCCGGGGGGCACCTTTGAACTCACCCCCGGCACGAACGGCTACGTCAGCGCCTTCGGGGAGGTCGGCGGCTTTGGGACCGACGACGTGCGCCCACAGGTCCAGCTGCTCTTCAAGCGGGGAAACGGCTTTCGCCAGCACAACGACTTCCGCCAGGTCAATGGCACTGCTAAGCTGCAGGCCGATCTCGGCGCCAATCGATCGCTGTACGTCAAGACCAATGCCAACTACGAGCGGCTGAACGCCACATATACCGGCCTCACGCCGTACTCCTTCCGCACCGACCCGGATTTCAACCCCAAGGACGACGATCTCTACCAGATCTACCGGGCGTCGCTGGGAACGATCTACAACCGCCGTTACAGCGACGCCGTGCAGGGCACCACGCGGCTTTACGCCAACGTCTTCCACCGCCCGTGGTGGCGAGAGAAGGATGTGTTCGTGGATGCAGAGGCCTACCAGGCCCCAGACAGGGACGCCGAGCCGGTCGCTCCGAACAAACCGGGGCCGCTCATGCGGGTCGGCATCAGCGACGTGAGAAACCAGGCAAACATCACGCTGGATGACAAGCCGTACTTCGGCAACGTGCGCACCTTTTACGTTACCGGCGTCGAACATTCGATGGGCATTCAGCACAGCCTGCTCGGGCAGGAGGCGGACCTGGAGGTGGGCGGTCGCCTGCACTGGGAACGCTTCAAGGACAACCGCAAGATCAGCGACGAGGTGGGGGTGCGAGAGGGGGTGTTCTTTCGGGGCGACGTGTCCGATTCCGACCCCGTCACGATCATCGGCGGCAGCTCGGTCTACGAGACACGTGCGCTCTCCCTCTACGCGCTGGAGGATGTACAGTGGGGCCCGCTTCGCCTCTCACCAGGGTTTCGGCTGGAGGCCTTCAAGCAATCCCAGATCAACCGCCTCAACGGCAGCCAGTACCGCGACCAGACGAGCGTCGTCCCCCTGCCCCGGCTCGGCTTTAACTGGAACATGGGCACCGCCGACCTGGGCCCGTCGCTGAGCGAAAGCAACTTCCGCCTCTTCGGCGGCGTCCACCGCGGCTACACGCCGCCCTCCAGTGCCACCTTCGCCATCGTGGGCTTCGATCCGCCCAGCGCCACCGGCGCGGGCGACGGCGGATTCGACCTGAAGGCCGAGAAGAGCTGGAATACCGAGCTCGGCGTGCGGGGCCGCTCTGACGCCGGCCAGTTCGAGGTCACTGGCTTCTACCTCTACGTGGAGGACCTGGTGGGCGGCCGCACGAGCTTCCAGCAAAACCTAGGGGTGGTGGAGAGCTACGGCCTGGAGGCCCGAACCCGGGTGAAAGGCGGGGTCTTTGCCGCTCCCCTCCCCACGCTGGACGTCTCGTATACCTACCTGCAATCGTCGGTCGTGCAGGGCGTCATTTCAAGCGCGATCGACGGCCTGCCGGAGGACATCACCGGCAACGAGCTGCCGGCAGCCCCGCGTCACACCGCCACGGTGGGCCTGTCGAAAGCCTTCTCGGACATCGGGCTCACCCTGTCGACCGACCTCAGCTACACCGGCCGCTTTTACACGGACCTCGAAAACCTGGAGGCCACCAACAACCGGGGCGAGCGGGGGCCTGTGCCGGCCCATACGGTGATCGACGCCGGGGCGACCTACGCGTACTCCGACGCCCTCAGCATCCAGCTTACCGCCAAGAACGTGACGGACAACGTGTACATCGGCTCGCGGCTGCACTCCAACCCTAGCCAGCCGAGTGCCAACCTGAGTACGGGCATCATCCCCGGTGCCCGCCGCCAGGTCAATCTCTCGATTCAGTACGACTTCTAA
- the glgB gene encoding 1,4-alpha-glucan branching protein GlgB, translating into MPHLTDDDIYYWRQGTHAHSYERMGAHPNQRGTWFGVWAPNADRVEVTGDFNDWRFGADVLERREGGLWEGYVRGAQPGDKYKYHLRADGEWFDRTDPYAFRMEPPAQNTYEGLSALITDLDTYTWGDTTWMNEREGPSGIDGPLSIYEVHLGSWRHEEHGESLSYREVAEPLADHVQNLGFTHVEFLPLAEHPYYGSWGYQILGYYAPTFRYGDPEGLMHLIDTLHQRGIGVIMDWVPGHFATDPQGLTYFDGSHLFEYEDPLMREHPDWGTRVFDFGKNGVRNFLLSNALFWMDKYHVDGLRVDAVASMLYRDYSREGDWSPNVHGGRENLGAISLLQDTNERVYDEYPEAIMLAEESTAWPGVTTPTEHGGLGFLYKWNMGWMHDTLEYASTEPVHRKHHHGDLTWTLSWAFSENYTLPLSHDEVVHGKSSLWSKMPGDDWQKAANLRLLYAHMFGHPGKKLLFMGGEFGQYHEWNHDEELEWRLTEEPLHEGLMEWLGDLNHLYQNAPALWNDQEDGFEWIAYDDRENSVLTYRRLNGDRSLVFVLNFTPVVRENYRIGTAGSGRWHERLNSDSHAYGGSNVGNQGLVHSDPIGQHGHSHSLELTLPPLGALVLEPAE; encoded by the coding sequence ATGCCCCATCTCACCGACGACGACATCTACTACTGGCGGCAAGGCACCCATGCCCACAGTTACGAGCGGATGGGGGCGCACCCCAACCAGCGGGGCACCTGGTTTGGCGTCTGGGCCCCCAATGCCGACCGGGTGGAAGTAACGGGCGACTTTAACGACTGGCGCTTCGGGGCCGACGTGCTGGAGCGCCGCGAGGGCGGCCTCTGGGAGGGCTACGTCCGCGGCGCCCAGCCGGGCGACAAGTACAAGTACCACCTCCGGGCCGACGGCGAGTGGTTCGACCGCACCGACCCCTACGCCTTCCGCATGGAGCCGCCCGCCCAGAACACCTACGAGGGCCTCTCGGCCCTCATCACCGACCTCGACACCTACACGTGGGGCGACACCACCTGGATGAACGAGCGGGAGGGCCCCAGCGGGATCGACGGACCGCTCTCCATCTACGAGGTGCACCTCGGCTCGTGGCGCCACGAGGAGCACGGCGAATCTTTAAGCTACCGGGAGGTCGCCGAGCCGCTGGCCGACCACGTGCAGAACCTCGGCTTCACCCACGTCGAGTTTCTGCCCCTCGCCGAGCACCCGTACTACGGCTCGTGGGGCTACCAAATTCTCGGCTACTACGCCCCCACCTTCCGCTACGGCGACCCCGAAGGCCTCATGCACCTCATCGACACGCTGCACCAGCGTGGCATCGGGGTCATCATGGACTGGGTGCCCGGCCACTTCGCCACCGACCCGCAGGGGCTCACCTACTTCGACGGCTCGCACCTCTTCGAATACGAGGACCCGCTCATGCGGGAGCATCCGGACTGGGGCACGCGCGTGTTCGACTTCGGCAAGAACGGCGTGCGCAACTTCCTCCTCTCCAACGCCCTCTTCTGGATGGACAAGTACCACGTGGACGGCCTGCGCGTCGACGCGGTCGCCTCCATGCTCTACCGCGACTACTCCCGGGAGGGCGACTGGTCGCCCAACGTGCACGGCGGCCGCGAAAACCTGGGCGCCATCAGCCTCCTCCAGGACACCAACGAGCGCGTCTACGACGAGTACCCCGAGGCGATCATGCTGGCCGAGGAGTCGACCGCCTGGCCCGGCGTCACCACCCCCACCGAGCACGGCGGCCTCGGCTTCCTCTACAAGTGGAACATGGGCTGGATGCACGACACGCTCGAGTACGCGAGCACGGAGCCGGTCCACCGCAAGCACCACCACGGCGACCTGACCTGGACCCTCAGCTGGGCGTTCTCCGAAAACTACACGCTCCCCCTCTCCCACGACGAGGTGGTGCACGGCAAGAGCTCCCTCTGGAGCAAAATGCCGGGCGACGACTGGCAGAAGGCGGCCAACCTGCGGCTCCTCTACGCCCACATGTTCGGCCACCCCGGCAAGAAGCTTCTCTTCATGGGCGGCGAGTTCGGGCAGTACCACGAGTGGAACCACGACGAGGAGCTGGAATGGAGGCTCACGGAGGAGCCGCTGCACGAGGGCCTGATGGAGTGGCTCGGCGACCTCAACCACCTCTACCAGAATGCACCGGCGCTCTGGAACGACCAGGAGGACGGCTTCGAGTGGATCGCGTACGACGACCGCGAGAACAGCGTCCTCACCTACCGCCGCCTCAACGGGGACCGGTCGCTCGTCTTTGTGCTCAACTTTACCCCCGTCGTCCGCGAGAACTACCGCATCGGGACTGCGGGGAGCGGCCGGTGGCACGAGCGGCTCAATAGCGACAGCCACGCCTACGGCGGCAGCAACGTAGGCAATCAAGGCCTCGTCCACAGCGACCCGATCGGGCAGCACGGGCATTCCCACTCGCTGGAGCTCACGCTCCCCCCGCTCGGGGCCCTGGTCCTGGAGCCGGCCGAGTAG